A window of the Calditrichia bacterium genome harbors these coding sequences:
- a CDS encoding DNA alkylation repair protein translates to MQHPLIKHLRSEMMARRDMVRAEPMAAYMKNIQPFLGIASPVREDIIKSARKVYAIESRDIYRDIIFELWNGEFREEKYMALEVAQRYKSYLNADSFDIYEKLVYDADWWDTLDWLAGKIVGPIVQKHREFEENLIQWRIAENLWTRRAALLTHLKHKKHTNIKLLSETIELLAPETDFFIRKAIGWVLREYSKTDSQWVINFVKSHEKTLSNLSKREALKVVERQKDEK, encoded by the coding sequence ATGCAACATCCGTTGATCAAACATTTACGTTCGGAAATGATGGCGCGGCGCGATATGGTGCGTGCGGAGCCGATGGCGGCGTATATGAAAAATATCCAGCCGTTTTTGGGAATTGCCAGCCCTGTTCGTGAGGATATCATCAAATCTGCCCGGAAGGTGTATGCCATCGAAAGTCGCGATATTTATCGTGACATTATTTTTGAGCTGTGGAACGGCGAATTTCGCGAAGAAAAATACATGGCACTCGAAGTTGCCCAACGATACAAATCGTATCTAAATGCAGATTCTTTTGATATTTACGAAAAGCTGGTTTACGATGCCGATTGGTGGGACACTCTCGATTGGTTGGCAGGAAAAATCGTTGGTCCAATTGTGCAAAAGCACCGGGAATTTGAGGAAAATCTCATCCAATGGCGAATAGCAGAAAATTTGTGGACCCGCCGAGCGGCGTTGCTGACCCATCTCAAACATAAAAAACACACCAATATTAAGTTGCTTTCGGAAACGATTGAGTTACTCGCGCCGGAAACGGATTTTTTTATTCGCAAAGCGATCGGCTGGGTGCTCCGCGAATATTCCAAAACCGACTCGCAGTGGGTTATCAATTTTGTAAAATCACACGAAAAAACGCTTTCGAATTTGAGCAAACGGGAAGCCCTGAAGGTCGTTGAGCGCCAAAAGGATGAGAAATAA
- the accC gene encoding acetyl-CoA carboxylase biotin carboxylase subunit translates to MAKIQKVLIANRGEIAVRVMRTCREMGITSVAVFSEADRRAPHVLAADEAYCIGPAVASESYLKMDTIIDVAKMAGADAIHPGYGFLAENREFAKRVMDSGLIFIGPLPDTIHLMGSKTESRKRMMDAGVPVVPGARESVETVAAAEKLVEQLGGYPVLIKAAAGGGGKGMRTVRKSAELARAFEAARGEALKAFGDDTIYIEKFIENPKHIEFQIIADNHGNAVHLWERDCSVQRRHQKVIEECPSMALTPEIREAMGNVAVQAAKACNYRNAGTVEFLFDNGEFYFLEMNTRLQVEHPVTEMVMGLDLVKLQIEVAEGSPLPFVQEDLKPRGWAFECRINAEDVFNNFVPTTGKITHLKLPEGPGVRVDSGIAANSEISRYYDPMAGKLIVWAEDRNSAIKRMKRALEEFQIEGIKTTIPFCLLVLDHPSFIDGSFTTKFVDNYWAELQSKSAIDPEIAEVIAVAVAHHRDAQKMPQNGVAHAKQLPPASTWKLQMIK, encoded by the coding sequence ATGGCAAAAATACAAAAGGTGTTAATTGCCAACAGGGGTGAAATTGCCGTTCGCGTTATGCGAACGTGCCGTGAAATGGGTATTACTTCCGTTGCCGTATTTTCCGAAGCAGACCGGCGCGCGCCGCATGTGCTTGCTGCCGACGAAGCGTATTGCATCGGTCCTGCGGTCGCATCCGAAAGCTATTTGAAAATGGACACCATCATCGATGTCGCGAAAATGGCCGGTGCAGATGCGATTCATCCCGGTTATGGGTTTTTGGCAGAAAACCGGGAATTTGCGAAACGCGTGATGGACAGCGGGCTGATTTTTATCGGACCGTTACCGGACACAATTCACTTGATGGGCAGCAAAACGGAATCGCGTAAACGGATGATGGACGCCGGTGTTCCGGTGGTTCCCGGTGCCCGAGAATCCGTAGAAACCGTTGCCGCAGCGGAAAAATTAGTTGAGCAGCTCGGCGGATATCCGGTGCTGATCAAAGCCGCTGCCGGTGGTGGCGGAAAAGGAATGCGCACCGTTCGCAAATCAGCAGAACTGGCGCGTGCATTTGAAGCCGCCCGAGGCGAAGCGCTCAAAGCTTTTGGCGATGACACCATTTACATCGAAAAATTTATTGAAAATCCCAAACACATCGAATTCCAGATTATCGCGGACAATCACGGTAACGCCGTGCATTTGTGGGAACGCGACTGCTCCGTCCAACGTCGCCACCAAAAGGTCATCGAAGAATGCCCTTCAATGGCACTGACGCCGGAGATCCGCGAAGCGATGGGCAATGTTGCCGTGCAGGCTGCTAAAGCCTGTAATTATCGCAACGCGGGAACGGTTGAATTTTTGTTTGATAACGGCGAATTCTATTTTCTGGAAATGAACACCCGCTTGCAAGTAGAACATCCCGTTACGGAAATGGTGATGGGGCTCGATTTGGTCAAATTGCAAATCGAAGTTGCCGAAGGCAGCCCGCTACCATTTGTACAGGAAGATTTGAAACCGCGCGGTTGGGCGTTCGAATGCCGGATTAACGCAGAAGACGTGTTCAATAATTTTGTGCCGACCACCGGAAAAATTACCCATCTAAAATTGCCGGAAGGCCCGGGTGTTCGGGTGGACAGCGGGATTGCCGCAAATTCAGAAATATCAAGATATTACGATCCGATGGCCGGCAAATTGATCGTCTGGGCAGAAGATCGCAACAGCGCCATAAAACGCATGAAACGTGCGTTGGAGGAATTCCAGATCGAAGGCATCAAAACGACCATCCCGTTTTGTTTGCTGGTGCTCGATCACCCGAGTTTTATCGACGGCAGTTTCACGACAAAATTTGTGGATAATTATTGGGCTGAATTGCAATCCAAATCAGCAATCGACCCGGAAATTGCGGAAGTGATCGCAGTTGCGGTTGCGCATCATCGCGACGCCCAAAAAATGCCCCAAAACGGAGTGGCGCACGCCAAACAGTTGCCGCCCGCTTCAACCTGGAAACTGCAAATGATCAAATGA
- a CDS encoding endonuclease/exonuclease/phosphatase family protein — MRIINRIQKSSANGICPEIELDNIRHKLSHKLTPFFGEIRQYSSQNDFFRSDLYRNLSEEIHRVENGLDWENNFEREPERDWLRVTAWNIERGINLQGIIHLLKNHPVLRESDVLLLTETDIGMSRSGNKNVPEEISRALKMNYVFANSFIELTKGDVGEQHFEGENTLSLHGCAVLSRFPILSCRTPMLHKVEDEFRAYEKRLGHRRGLICSIRAGKTVFDAATVHLDLRTSAKQRALQLKSMLSEMMQSQHLKQIIGGDLNTHTYNMQTKLKLFGSFVYKCLFTGVHGAIKHYNIPGEFFEQPVAKAFANFGFDYSHFNEPLTGTLVYDFHETTIQKKMDKYASVKLQNWLSNRLKPFEGRVPIRLDWLAGKNINPLRAISPFAVDGHPSVLPKFNGLRVSDHLPICVDLPI, encoded by the coding sequence ATGCGCATAATCAATCGAATACAAAAATCATCCGCAAACGGAATTTGTCCGGAAATCGAACTGGACAATATCCGGCATAAATTAAGTCACAAACTTACACCATTTTTTGGTGAAATTCGCCAATATTCATCACAAAACGATTTTTTTCGCTCTGATTTATATCGCAATCTCAGTGAAGAAATTCATCGTGTGGAAAATGGGTTGGATTGGGAAAATAATTTCGAGCGCGAACCGGAGCGCGATTGGCTGCGAGTTACCGCATGGAATATTGAGCGTGGGATCAATTTGCAAGGGATCATCCATTTGCTGAAAAATCATCCGGTTTTGAGGGAATCGGACGTGCTGTTGTTGACCGAAACCGACATCGGGATGAGCAGAAGCGGCAACAAAAATGTGCCGGAGGAAATTTCGCGAGCGTTGAAAATGAATTACGTTTTTGCCAACTCGTTTATCGAGCTCACCAAAGGTGATGTTGGCGAACAGCATTTCGAGGGTGAAAACACCCTATCGCTGCATGGCTGTGCGGTGCTTTCGCGTTTTCCAATCCTCTCCTGCCGAACACCGATGCTGCACAAAGTAGAAGATGAATTCCGGGCATACGAAAAGCGGTTGGGACATCGCCGAGGATTAATTTGCAGCATTCGCGCCGGAAAAACCGTCTTCGACGCCGCAACCGTGCATCTCGATTTGCGAACCTCCGCCAAACAGCGGGCATTACAACTAAAATCGATGTTGTCCGAAATGATGCAATCGCAACATTTAAAGCAAATTATCGGTGGCGATTTAAACACCCACACATACAACATGCAAACCAAATTAAAACTGTTTGGCAGCTTCGTTTACAAATGTTTGTTCACCGGCGTTCACGGAGCGATCAAGCATTACAACATTCCGGGGGAATTTTTTGAGCAACCGGTAGCAAAAGCGTTTGCAAATTTCGGCTTCGATTACTCGCATTTCAATGAGCCGTTGACGGGCACTCTGGTTTACGATTTTCACGAAACGACCATCCAAAAAAAGATGGATAAATACGCTTCCGTAAAATTGCAGAATTGGTTATCGAATCGTTTGAAGCCGTTTGAAGGAAGAGTGCCAATCAGGCTGGATTGGCTGGCGGGAAAAAACATCAATCCGCTGCGGGCGATATCGCCGTTTGCGGTTGACGGACATCCATCTGTTTTGCCGAAATTTAATGGGTTGCGGGTTTCAGATCACTTGCCGATTTGCGTCGATTTACCGATCTGA
- a CDS encoding phenylalanine--tRNA ligase subunit beta, which yields MKISYNWLKEFVDIEMDAETLAERLSLVGFEVDEVKTQSLDIPGIVIGKVLSREKHPNADKLSVCSVDVADGEPLSIICGAPNVAAGQTVIVAKIGATLPIGLTIRKAKIRDIASHGMICSQEELGLAEKSDGIWVQNDNLVAGTPLAKALNYETDYILDIGVTPNRPDGLNHIGIAREVAAICGKQLHIPTPKFHESTEKTAENISVRIDCPETCPRYAARLIRNVKLSPSPEWMQRRLDAVGMRPINNVVDITNYVMLETGQPLHAFDYDLVADGQIIVRESQKGEKFVTLDDKTHKLQAGTVLICDAEKPVALGGIMGGLNSEVNAKTTNILLEAAYFHPENIQRSLRYLGMNSEASMRFERGVDPNGTLHALSRATELLIAYAGGEASTGAVDEYPNPVHPATIELDVHKINRLLGTNLDAGLMTQLLEKIEITKNGNQVIAPTFRPDLERVADIAEEVARLYGYENIEEVVSTPVAYRRLSNPFDDFVDTVKDILTGTGLQEVVTNSLINSEEYTKLTGDPIYTVLNPLNADLDGLRNNLIPGLLNVVRHNLYRQRRDLAIFEISRVFHHPGSLVERAREELHLAIILSGKREGDNWLASSDEYNFYDIKGFVEFLGDKISLDNFAFIPYDNPLVETQSVKLNLGNREVGFLGKLGKSIQKYYDIEHPVFVAQLNLETLFESYGKTFQYQDLPRYPFVERDLALILANDIQTGDVLQTIQKSGGKLLKDTSVFDVYAGKQIESGLKSVAFRLIFQSNEKTLTEQEVNTVFDKILNAVTKLHDAKLRT from the coding sequence ATGAAAATTTCATACAATTGGCTTAAAGAATTCGTCGATATTGAGATGGACGCCGAAACTCTGGCAGAGCGATTGAGTTTGGTGGGCTTCGAAGTTGACGAAGTAAAAACGCAAAGTTTGGACATTCCCGGTATTGTTATCGGAAAAGTATTGAGCAGAGAAAAACATCCGAATGCAGACAAGCTTTCTGTGTGCAGCGTTGATGTTGCAGATGGCGAACCACTGTCCATTATTTGCGGTGCACCGAATGTTGCTGCGGGACAAACCGTCATCGTTGCCAAAATAGGCGCAACACTGCCGATCGGGCTAACAATTCGCAAAGCCAAAATTCGAGATATCGCATCCCACGGGATGATTTGTTCGCAGGAAGAATTGGGGCTGGCTGAAAAATCTGACGGTATATGGGTGCAAAATGACAATCTGGTAGCCGGTACGCCGTTGGCGAAAGCGCTCAATTATGAAACGGATTACATTCTGGATATCGGCGTAACGCCCAATCGTCCGGATGGATTGAACCATATTGGCATCGCCCGCGAAGTTGCGGCGATTTGCGGTAAACAACTACACATCCCGACACCAAAATTTCATGAATCAACAGAAAAAACGGCAGAAAACATTTCGGTCCGAATCGACTGTCCGGAAACTTGTCCGCGATACGCGGCGCGTTTGATTAGAAATGTAAAATTGAGCCCATCTCCGGAATGGATGCAGCGCAGGCTTGACGCCGTCGGAATGCGTCCGATCAATAACGTTGTGGATATTACCAATTACGTCATGTTGGAAACGGGGCAGCCGTTGCACGCGTTTGATTACGATTTGGTTGCCGATGGGCAAATCATTGTCCGAGAATCTCAAAAAGGTGAAAAATTTGTAACACTGGATGACAAAACCCACAAACTGCAGGCTGGTACCGTGCTCATTTGCGATGCGGAAAAACCGGTCGCTTTGGGTGGCATTATGGGTGGTTTAAATTCCGAAGTAAATGCCAAAACCACTAATATTTTGTTGGAAGCTGCCTATTTTCACCCGGAAAATATCCAGCGGAGCCTGCGTTATTTAGGAATGAATTCCGAAGCCTCAATGCGATTTGAACGCGGTGTCGATCCCAACGGAACGCTGCACGCCCTTTCCCGGGCAACGGAATTGCTGATCGCGTACGCTGGAGGAGAAGCTTCAACCGGCGCAGTGGATGAATATCCGAATCCCGTTCATCCCGCAACAATTGAACTCGATGTTCATAAAATCAACCGCTTGCTCGGCACTAACCTCGATGCTGGCTTGATGACGCAACTTCTTGAAAAAATAGAAATTACAAAAAATGGAAATCAGGTGATTGCACCAACCTTCCGGCCCGATTTGGAGCGCGTTGCGGACATCGCAGAAGAAGTTGCCCGGCTTTACGGTTACGAAAATATCGAAGAAGTGGTATCGACGCCAGTTGCCTACCGACGTCTGTCAAATCCCTTTGATGATTTTGTGGATACTGTAAAAGATATTTTGACTGGCACCGGATTGCAGGAAGTTGTGACCAATAGTTTGATCAATTCTGAAGAATATACCAAATTGACCGGTGATCCGATTTACACTGTGCTCAATCCCTTAAATGCGGATTTAGACGGGTTGCGTAACAACCTGATTCCCGGTTTGCTGAACGTTGTTCGTCACAACTTGTATCGCCAGCGTCGCGACCTGGCAATTTTTGAAATCAGCCGGGTTTTTCACCATCCCGGATCGCTCGTGGAACGGGCAAGAGAAGAGTTACATCTGGCAATAATACTCAGCGGCAAGCGTGAAGGCGACAACTGGCTGGCATCATCTGATGAGTATAATTTCTATGATATTAAAGGATTTGTGGAGTTTTTGGGTGACAAGATTTCGCTTGACAACTTTGCATTTATTCCGTATGATAACCCATTGGTGGAAACACAAAGTGTCAAATTAAATCTGGGAAATCGGGAGGTTGGTTTTCTCGGTAAGCTAGGAAAATCGATCCAAAAGTATTATGACATTGAACATCCGGTGTTTGTTGCGCAGCTAAATCTTGAAACGCTTTTCGAAAGTTACGGTAAAACTTTCCAATATCAGGATCTGCCCCGTTACCCGTTTGTCGAACGCGATTTGGCACTCATTTTGGCAAACGACATTCAAACAGGAGATGTGTTGCAAACCATTCAGAAATCTGGTGGAAAGTTGCTAAAAGATACCTCTGTATTTGATGTTTATGCCGGAAAACAAATTGAATCAGGGTTGAAAAGTGTTGCATTTCGGTTGATATTTCAATCGAACGAAAAAACGCTTACAGAACAAGAAGTTAACACTGTTTTTGATAAAATTTTAAATGCAGTGACTAAATTGCATGATGCAAAATTAAGAACCTGA
- the rny gene encoding ribonuclease Y — MLIALALVIGIVLGGAGIFLYLKSTSNKTLLNAQQQATAILADSHKEVESLKKEKLFEAEEEIFELKQKLELEYEKRRDGLKDTEKSLDQKELEIDRKAEIVSKKEIELLKLEDQLRGEQRELREKSTELAQKLNEQTQKLEEISGLNREQARELIVSEMRAAAEEEGQRVAHTILEQSRLEARRKAQEIIIQAIQQIAAQQSVEATVSVVELPNDDMKGRIIGREGRNIRAFELTTGVDVIIDDTPDIVVLSSYNSYRREIAKRCLEKLIHDGRIHPARIEEVKEKTEEEMKESVREIGEQTLLELGIHGVAPELTEIVGKLQYRTSYGQNVLAHSVEVAHLCGIIAAELGIDARLARRAGIMHDIGKGLDNHADANHAKLGADWLRKYNEHEYVVNAAEAHHNERDVTNVYTIIVMACDEISANRPGARRESLESFIKRMEQLENIAAEFTGVQRAYAIQAGREIRVIADTSHLDDAKARELARNIAKQIQLQVEFPGQIKVTVIREFRAYNFAT, encoded by the coding sequence ATGCTCATAGCCCTGGCGTTGGTAATTGGTATTGTTTTGGGCGGAGCCGGAATATTTTTATATCTGAAATCAACTTCCAATAAAACATTACTGAATGCGCAACAACAAGCAACTGCAATTTTGGCTGATTCGCATAAAGAAGTCGAATCTTTAAAAAAAGAAAAGTTGTTTGAAGCTGAAGAAGAAATTTTTGAACTAAAACAAAAACTGGAACTTGAGTACGAAAAACGACGCGACGGTCTGAAAGATACGGAAAAATCGCTCGACCAAAAGGAATTGGAAATCGATCGTAAGGCCGAAATTGTCAGTAAAAAAGAGATAGAATTACTGAAGTTGGAAGATCAGCTTCGTGGCGAACAGCGAGAACTACGAGAGAAATCCACTGAATTAGCGCAAAAGTTGAATGAACAGACACAAAAATTGGAAGAAATATCCGGTCTCAACCGTGAACAGGCACGTGAACTGATTGTTTCGGAAATGCGGGCAGCCGCAGAAGAAGAAGGGCAACGCGTTGCTCATACTATTTTGGAGCAATCGCGATTGGAAGCACGGCGGAAAGCGCAGGAAATTATCATTCAGGCGATTCAGCAAATTGCAGCTCAACAATCGGTTGAAGCTACGGTTTCAGTTGTGGAGTTGCCAAATGATGATATGAAGGGAAGAATCATCGGACGCGAAGGCCGAAATATTCGTGCATTCGAATTAACAACAGGTGTGGATGTCATTATCGATGATACTCCGGATATCGTTGTGTTGTCTTCCTACAATTCCTACCGGCGGGAAATTGCCAAACGGTGTTTGGAAAAATTGATTCACGACGGCAGGATTCACCCCGCGCGTATCGAAGAAGTAAAAGAGAAAACCGAAGAAGAAATGAAAGAATCGGTTCGCGAAATTGGTGAGCAAACCCTTCTCGAACTTGGCATTCACGGTGTTGCCCCGGAGTTGACGGAGATTGTGGGGAAATTGCAATACCGGACTTCATACGGACAAAATGTTCTGGCTCATTCGGTTGAAGTTGCGCATTTGTGCGGCATCATCGCTGCAGAATTGGGTATCGATGCGCGTTTGGCGCGTCGCGCCGGAATTATGCACGATATCGGAAAAGGGCTGGATAATCACGCCGACGCCAATCACGCAAAGCTCGGCGCCGACTGGTTACGAAAATATAACGAGCATGAATATGTTGTTAATGCCGCAGAAGCCCATCACAACGAGCGCGATGTAACCAACGTTTACACGATTATTGTGATGGCATGCGACGAAATATCGGCAAACCGTCCGGGTGCCCGGCGTGAATCGCTGGAATCATTCATCAAGCGAATGGAACAACTGGAAAATATCGCCGCAGAATTTACCGGCGTTCAGCGGGCATACGCGATTCAAGCGGGTCGAGAAATACGGGTAATTGCTGATACATCGCATCTTGACGACGCCAAAGCACGCGAGCTTGCCCGAAATATTGCCAAACAAATTCAACTGCAAGTTGAATTTCCCGGTCAAATAAAAGTGACCGTGATCCGCGAGTTCCGCGCCTATAATTTTGCAACCTAA
- a CDS encoding cell division protein ZapA, producing MSKDRDLHSIKVEISGDTYLLKSDKNPEHVAAIAKYVNDKIRTFTIKSAVKSPTKIAVLAALNISEELLELREKYAKLIGQLELYEKQSKDVSDTIDEVLSDSINSN from the coding sequence ATGAGCAAAGACAGAGATCTGCATTCTATAAAAGTTGAAATATCGGGAGATACTTACCTTCTAAAATCCGACAAAAATCCCGAACACGTTGCAGCAATTGCCAAGTATGTCAATGACAAAATTCGTACGTTTACGATCAAATCGGCTGTTAAATCCCCAACAAAAATTGCGGTATTGGCAGCCCTGAATATATCAGAAGAACTTTTGGAATTGCGCGAAAAATATGCAAAATTGATCGGGCAATTGGAGCTGTACGAAAAGCAAAGCAAAGATGTTTCCGATACGATTGATGAAGTTTTAAGTGATTCGATAAATAGCAATTAA
- a CDS encoding acetyl-CoA carboxylase biotin carboxyl carrier protein subunit, with the protein MMKYFIKKDDGFQPMEVAVNDDHLKISNGKSTRDVQITALENHYYSIVIDHQSYLVQAKPEKQDYLLNISHREAKVRVLDPRQKLEAEMFGAAEQDERSGDVKAPMPGMILRVDVKPGDEVQPGQPLLVMEAMKMENELRAHDSGKVAEILVKPQQAVEKNDLLIRME; encoded by the coding sequence ATGATGAAATATTTCATAAAAAAAGACGATGGTTTCCAGCCGATGGAAGTTGCTGTAAACGATGATCATCTGAAAATCAGCAATGGAAAATCGACCCGTGATGTGCAAATTACCGCGCTGGAAAATCACTATTATTCGATTGTTATCGATCACCAGTCATACCTTGTTCAGGCGAAGCCGGAAAAACAGGATTATTTGCTGAACATCAGCCATCGCGAAGCGAAAGTGCGCGTGCTGGATCCCCGCCAAAAGCTGGAAGCGGAGATGTTCGGTGCAGCGGAGCAGGACGAGCGTTCCGGCGATGTGAAAGCGCCGATGCCCGGCATGATTTTGCGGGTCGATGTAAAACCCGGCGACGAAGTGCAACCCGGACAACCATTATTGGTGATGGAAGCAATGAAAATGGAAAATGAACTCCGCGCACACGACAGCGGAAAAGTGGCTGAAATTTTGGTCAAACCGCAGCAAGCTGTGGAGAAAAATGATTTACTGATCCGAATGGAATAG
- a CDS encoding RDD family protein: MTTGIIHRYHFANRQQYNLVPAEFKDRLIAQLIDGIILGLFCGLIFFIFSKGEVYSVWAMPFIPVYLLQVADAHVNSFSDFWWGGAYFTIDSPFGSNVFVNYPSPLLWVGYALYYTVFTAIYGQTPGKMFKKLVVTTQHEQKPGFARSFCRWIGYLISIFSLGFGFLIAAREGQAAWHDAICVTRVYQFDANS, from the coding sequence ATGACTACCGGAATCATTCATCGCTATCATTTTGCGAATCGACAACAATACAATCTGGTTCCGGCGGAATTTAAGGATCGTCTTATTGCCCAGTTGATCGATGGAATTATTTTAGGCCTTTTTTGTGGTTTGATATTTTTTATCTTTAGCAAAGGTGAAGTTTACAGTGTTTGGGCAATGCCATTTATACCGGTTTACCTGTTGCAGGTTGCCGATGCGCATGTGAATAGCTTTTCGGATTTTTGGTGGGGCGGCGCATATTTTACAATTGATTCGCCGTTTGGAAGTAATGTGTTTGTTAACTACCCTTCGCCGCTGTTGTGGGTCGGATATGCTTTATATTACACCGTTTTTACAGCTATTTACGGACAAACACCGGGAAAAATGTTCAAAAAGCTGGTTGTGACAACCCAACATGAACAGAAACCGGGATTTGCCCGGTCGTTTTGCCGGTGGATCGGGTATCTAATTTCAATATTTTCTTTGGGTTTTGGGTTTTTAATTGCAGCCCGGGAGGGACAAGCTGCCTGGCACGATGCCATCTGCGTAACCCGGGTTTACCAGTTTGATGCTAATTCTTGA
- the folD gene encoding bifunctional methylenetetrahydrofolate dehydrogenase/methenyltetrahydrofolate cyclohydrolase FolD, producing the protein MPAKRIDGKETAEFVRNELKSKVEALSSGGKTPGLAVVLVGNNPASEVYVRSKGKAAEKAGIRAITERYADDISEEKLLSVIDRLNNDPEWNGILVQLPLPGHIDEQKVIEAIRPEKDVDCFHPFNVGRLVIGMSVFDPCTPAGIVELLHRYQIDPAGQHVVILGRSNIVGKPLANLLVQKAKGANAIVTVAHSRAKDIAALTREADILVAAIGVPEFVKKNMVKPGAVVIDVGINRVDAPETEKGYKLVGDVAFDEVSEIASFITPVPGGVGPMTIALLLKNTVKAFEIQNA; encoded by the coding sequence ATGCCGGCTAAAAGAATTGACGGGAAAGAAACCGCAGAATTCGTGCGGAATGAATTGAAATCAAAAGTAGAAGCGCTGTCTTCCGGTGGCAAAACACCCGGTTTGGCTGTTGTTTTGGTTGGTAATAATCCTGCATCGGAAGTGTATGTGCGCAGCAAAGGCAAAGCGGCCGAAAAAGCGGGTATACGTGCCATAACCGAACGTTACGCGGATGATATTTCCGAGGAAAAATTGCTTTCGGTGATTGACCGGCTAAATAACGATCCAGAGTGGAACGGCATTCTGGTTCAGTTGCCGTTGCCGGGACATATCGATGAGCAAAAAGTGATCGAGGCAATTCGCCCGGAAAAGGATGTGGATTGTTTTCACCCGTTCAACGTTGGGCGATTGGTGATTGGGATGTCGGTATTTGATCCCTGCACACCCGCCGGAATTGTGGAATTGTTGCATCGCTATCAGATCGATCCGGCAGGCCAACATGTGGTCATTTTGGGACGCAGCAACATCGTTGGCAAACCGCTGGCGAATCTTCTCGTCCAAAAAGCAAAAGGCGCCAACGCAATTGTCACTGTCGCGCATTCCCGTGCGAAAGATATTGCAGCGTTGACCCGCGAAGCGGATATTCTGGTTGCTGCAATTGGTGTTCCGGAATTTGTGAAAAAAAATATGGTGAAACCCGGTGCAGTGGTTATCGATGTGGGAATCAATCGCGTGGATGCGCCCGAAACAGAAAAAGGCTACAAACTGGTTGGCGATGTGGCGTTTGATGAAGTGTCAGAAATCGCCAGTTTTATTACACCGGTTCCCGGCGGCGTCGGCCCCATGACCATTGCGCTGTTGTTGAAAAATACCGTAAAAGCATTTGAAATTCAGAATGCCTGA
- a CDS encoding TIGR00282 family metallophosphoesterase, with the protein MRILFIADLVGEEAVGLVGDLIPRIRQRYKVDFTIVNGENADKGKGITVKQIKRLQEVGVDCLTSGNHIWEPRKRDVLIDFSGYLLRPLNYPPGNVGVGSHVFQAANGAKVAVMNLQGRSFMYSIDCPFRAAEKEVKRLRSETPIIFVDFHAEASAEKVALGWFLDGSVSAVVGTHTHVQTADERVLPKGCAYITDAGMSGPEDSVIGMEVQRAIERFMLTSHVYYAVAKSKIRLNGLIIDVDETTGKASHIERLNFTKEEFNNAG; encoded by the coding sequence ATGAGAATATTATTTATTGCAGACCTTGTCGGCGAAGAAGCCGTCGGGCTGGTTGGTGATTTAATTCCTCGAATCCGGCAACGATACAAAGTTGATTTTACGATAGTAAACGGTGAAAATGCTGACAAAGGCAAAGGGATTACCGTTAAACAAATTAAGCGCCTGCAGGAAGTCGGCGTCGATTGCCTCACCTCCGGAAACCATATTTGGGAACCCCGAAAACGCGATGTGCTGATCGATTTTAGCGGTTATTTGTTGCGTCCGCTAAATTATCCACCCGGAAACGTTGGTGTCGGCTCGCATGTTTTTCAAGCCGCAAACGGTGCCAAAGTAGCGGTGATGAACCTACAGGGACGCAGTTTTATGTATTCAATTGATTGCCCGTTTCGCGCAGCTGAAAAAGAAGTCAAACGGCTTCGCAGTGAAACGCCCATCATTTTTGTGGATTTTCATGCGGAAGCCAGCGCCGAAAAAGTAGCGCTTGGCTGGTTTCTCGATGGCAGCGTGAGCGCCGTTGTCGGCACACATACCCATGTCCAAACCGCCGATGAACGCGTGTTGCCAAAAGGCTGTGCATACATTACAGATGCAGGTATGTCCGGCCCGGAAGATTCCGTAATCGGGATGGAAGTGCAGCGGGCAATTGAGCGGTTTATGTTGACATCGCATGTTTATTATGCGGTTGCAAAAAGTAAAATACGGTTGAACGGATTAATCATCGATGTTGATGAAACAACCGGAAAAGCGTCGCACATCGAGCGGCTGAATTTCACGAAAGAGGAGTTCAATAATGCCGGCTAA